In one window of Episyrphus balteatus chromosome 3, idEpiBalt1.1, whole genome shotgun sequence DNA:
- the LOC129913259 gene encoding cytochrome P450 CYP12A2-like, protein MLSKCLSNRTNNIPSILFQSIRRNIESQTNSAECPHKVSTETTDWENARPYEDIPGPSKFELVRGFMPGGAFYKQPVKVFFNILQKKYGDFLILPGIFGKKPILMAFDPNMFREVFRNEGIWPARRNFDSAFYFRNVYKKEYFQGNEGLIMTSGESWGKFRTAVNPILMQPKNVKQYLNKMIPVNKDFIQRIREIRDPKTNEMPGNFVDEINRLTFESVAVIALDQELGLIRRNRDSPEAEALFRSLRDFFDLAYELDIKPSLWKIIKTPKFYKMMRVSETMFQITKKYIEDALERMEKNPHSTEDSSYQKSVVEKLAEKDKLVAIVMAMDMMLAGVDTTTTTLTGILFGIGKNPDKQEKLRQEVLSVLPEKDSVPTVESLKNLPYLRASIKEGIRLFPIGPGTVRSLPKNMVLNGYQVPMNTDVAMGNNIILREEKYFPKAEEFIPERWLRTEEGDAFKADEVNPFVYLPFGFGPRSCAGKRIVDLELELTIMRLVRNFNIEFNYSIENAFDTQFIARPIIPLKFKFTEMEN, encoded by the exons ATGTTGTCCAAGTGTTTATCAAACAGAACTAATAATATTCCCTCAATTTTATTTCAGTCGATTAGAAGAAATATTGAAAGCCAA acTAACTCTGCAGAGTGTCCACATAAAGTCTCCACAGAAACTACCGATTGGGAAAATGCACGTCCATATGAAGATATTCCCGGCCCATCAAAATTTGAACTTGTTCGAGGCTTCATGCCAGGAG GTGCCTTCTACAAACAACCAGTTAAAGTGTTTTTCAATATTCTCCAAAAGAAATATGGAGACTTTTTGATACTTCCCGGAATTTTCGGAAAGAAACCAATTTTAATGGCTTTTGATCCAAATATGTTTCGAGAAGTATTTCGAAATGAAGGCATTTGGCCAGCTAGAAGAAATTTCGATTCAgctttttattttcgaaatgtCTACAAAAAGGAATACTTTCAAGGAAATGAGGGGCTTATAATGAC ttctggTGAATCTTGGGGTAAATTTCGAACAGCTGTTAATCCAATATTAATGCAACCGAAGAACGTTAAGCAATATTTGAACAAAATGATACCAGTTAATAAAGATTTTATTCAAAG AATTCGAGAAATTCGTGATCCAAAAACTAACGAAATGCCCGGTAACTTTGTTGATGAAATCAATCGTCTAACTTTTGAGTCTGTAGCTGTTATAGCTCTTGATCAAGAGCTTGGTCTGATCCGACGCAATCGTGATTCCCCTGAAGCAGAGGCTCTGTTCCGAAGTTTAAGGGATTTCTTTGACTTGGCTTATGAATTGGATATAAAGCCCTCGCTTtggaaaatcataaaaactccaaaattctataaaatgaTGAGGGTTTCTGAGACAATGtttcaaattaccaaaaaatacattgaagaTGCTTTAGAGCGCATGGAAAAAAATCCACATTCCACAGAAGATAGCAGCTATCAAAAGAGTGTTGTGGAAAAGTTAGCAGAGAAAGATAAGTTGGTAGCAATTGTAATGGCAATGGATATGATGTTGGCAGGAGTTGACACG ACAACAACAACTTTAACAGGAATTCTTTTCGGAATCGGAAAGAATCCTgacaaacaagaaaaattacgTCAAGAAGTTTTATCGGTTCTCCCCGAAAAAGATTCAGTCCCAACTGTTGAAAGTCTAAAAAATCTCCCATACTTAAGAGCTTCTATTAAAGAAGGTATTCGATTATTTCCTATTGGACCAGGAACAGTTCGATCATTACCAAAGAATATGGTTTTGAATGGATATCAAGTTCCAATGAACACTGACGTAGCTATGGGAAATAATATCATTTTgagagaagaaaaatatttccctAAAGCTGAGGAATTCATTCCAGAAAGATGGCTTCGAACTGAAGAAGGAGATGCATTTAAAGCAGATGAAGTGAATCCATTTGTTTATTTACCCTTTGGTTTTGGACCTAGAAGTTGTGCTGGCAAAAGAATTGTTGATTTGGAATTGGAACTAACGATTATGAGACTTGttagaaattttaatattgaatttaattattCTATTGAAAATGCTTTTGATACTCAATTTATAGCGAGACcaattattcctttgaaatttaaattcactGAAATGGAAAATTAG